The Chryseobacterium wanjuense genome includes a window with the following:
- a CDS encoding alpha/beta hydrolase: MNLDYIVREPENITSDTTILFMLHGYGSNEQDLFSFRETLPKDWIIVSFRAPRATQFEGFSWYDIDFNNPENFVDVPQATESLNSVLESILKIVNHYGITEGKTHLCGFSQGGILCYALALKYPEMFNYVACLSSYPEEKLLKDIVKDKKKLEKLRFFISHGTDDAVIPLDWGRKAADLLYDLGCYFTFREYMNGHGVNQKNYMDLMDFFAK; this comes from the coding sequence ATGAATTTAGATTACATCGTAAGAGAACCGGAAAATATAACTTCAGATACCACCATACTTTTTATGCTTCACGGCTACGGAAGCAACGAGCAAGACCTTTTCAGCTTCAGGGAAACCCTTCCGAAAGACTGGATTATCGTAAGCTTCAGAGCACCGAGAGCCACCCAGTTTGAAGGATTTTCATGGTATGATATAGACTTCAACAATCCCGAAAATTTTGTTGATGTACCGCAGGCCACAGAATCTCTGAACAGTGTTTTGGAAAGTATTTTAAAAATCGTAAATCATTACGGAATCACGGAGGGGAAAACTCACCTTTGCGGCTTCAGTCAGGGCGGAATTTTATGCTATGCGCTGGCTTTGAAATATCCTGAAATGTTCAATTATGTAGCTTGTCTGAGCAGTTATCCTGAAGAAAAACTATTGAAAGATATCGTAAAAGACAAAAAGAAACTGGAAAAACTTCGCTTCTTCATCTCCCACGGAACCGATGATGCAGTGATTCCTTTGGATTGGGGCAGAAAAGCGGCAGATTTGCTGTATGACCTGGGCTGTTATTTTACGTTCAGAGAGTACATGAACGGACATGGCGTGAACCAGAAGAATTATATGGATCTTATGGATTTCTTTGCGAAATAG
- a CDS encoding PDZ domain-containing protein, translating to MKLKYFFWFVFLSIFLNAQEQNSFELQNEKKTVIPFKLINNLIFIPVNVNGAELTFLLDTGVAETSIFSLENQELKLASLEKIKFSGLGGNASIDGFRSDNNIARIGKDFVNYTLTLFIIIDQDFNISSHVGIPVNGIMGYHFFKNHPVLIDYTSKKITIYNDKELFKKKVKKFDELPISIEKNKPYIFADVEMTREKKSSKLLIDLGNSDPIWLFPTLIKDFVYNRPNIDDFLGRGFNGDVYGKRSRIHNFYLGNYRFEKPLTAMPDEYSIQHVNLVENRKGSIGGDIMRRFTVGFDYTNKKLYLRKNRNFDDPFHFNMSGLDFRQDGMEWTKDMVNLPTKNNNNASSGIEVINNSLQYNFVLKPIFSIAGVRKDSPADKAGLKKDDKLISINGKKTTDMTMEKIMEMMKSEQGKTINMVIQRKNQEMTLSFTLEDPIPYQEQE from the coding sequence ATGAAATTAAAATATTTTTTCTGGTTTGTTTTCTTAAGTATTTTCTTAAATGCTCAGGAACAAAATTCATTTGAATTACAAAACGAGAAAAAAACCGTTATTCCTTTTAAATTAATCAATAACTTAATATTCATTCCCGTAAATGTCAACGGTGCAGAACTTACCTTTCTGCTGGACACAGGCGTTGCGGAGACTTCCATTTTCAGCCTTGAAAATCAGGAATTAAAATTAGCCAGCCTTGAAAAAATAAAATTCTCCGGACTGGGCGGAAATGCCAGTATCGACGGCTTCCGGTCTGATAATAATATTGCCAGAATCGGAAAAGATTTTGTAAACTATACCCTTACCCTTTTCATCATTATCGATCAGGATTTTAATATTTCGTCCCACGTAGGAATCCCTGTGAACGGAATCATGGGCTATCATTTTTTTAAAAATCATCCTGTGCTCATCGATTATACTTCAAAAAAAATAACGATTTATAATGATAAAGAATTATTCAAAAAAAAGGTAAAAAAATTCGACGAACTGCCCATTTCCATTGAAAAAAATAAACCTTACATTTTCGCTGATGTAGAAATGACCCGCGAGAAGAAAAGTTCAAAACTACTCATCGATCTCGGAAACAGCGATCCTATCTGGCTCTTCCCTACCCTCATCAAAGACTTTGTCTACAACCGTCCCAATATCGATGATTTTCTGGGAAGAGGTTTCAACGGTGATGTCTATGGCAAACGAAGCAGAATTCATAATTTTTATCTGGGAAATTATAGATTTGAAAAACCGCTTACCGCCATGCCCGATGAATATTCTATCCAGCACGTGAATCTCGTGGAAAACAGGAAAGGCTCTATTGGTGGGGATATTATGAGACGTTTTACGGTGGGTTTCGATTATACCAATAAAAAATTATATTTAAGAAAAAACAGGAACTTCGACGACCCTTTTCATTTTAACATGAGCGGACTTGATTTCAGGCAAGACGGCATGGAATGGACGAAAGACATGGTAAACCTCCCCACAAAAAACAACAATAATGCCTCCAGCGGAATTGAAGTCATCAACAACAGCCTGCAATATAATTTTGTTTTAAAACCTATATTTTCCATTGCCGGAGTACGGAAAGATTCTCCCGCAGACAAGGCAGGATTGAAAAAAGATGATAAATTAATCAGTATCAACGGGAAAAAAACGACAGACATGACGATGGAAAAAATTATGGAAATGATGAAATCTGAGCAGGGAAAAACCATTAATATGGTGATTCAAAGAAAAAATCAGGAAATGACATTAAGCTTCACCCTGGAAGACCCGATCCCATACCAAGAACAAGAATAA